Proteins found in one Mytilus edulis chromosome 2, xbMytEdul2.2, whole genome shotgun sequence genomic segment:
- the LOC139512718 gene encoding uncharacterized protein, with protein MNQSLQPPLSVATISLFIAYMFKKSYAPSTISTYLSAIAYVHKMMSMPDNTQSFLVEKLVTGTYRLSKTFDSRLPITIPILNKLIQSITLVVKCTYDQVLFKAIFLFAFSTFSRVGELVTSKNAPNDNVLLLHDVSLSYIQGKAAEVQVCFRRFKHNVRGMPKTISFSHGTAMESAVVAMVEYLKVRPYSVPTEPLFCSVDATPLHRPVFDRILHKCLASCGLDSSRYKGHSFRIGAATDAAERGLSDSQIRSMGRWKSNAFQKYIRSHLN; from the coding sequence TTGTTTATTGCCTACATgtttaaaaaatcatatgctCCTAGTACAATTTCAACATATCTATCCGCCATAGCCTATGTTCACAAAATGATGTCAATGCCTGACAACACTCAGTCGTTTTTAGTTGAGAAATTAGTTACAGGCACATATAGATTATCAAAAACATTTGATAGCCGTCTTCCAATCACAATTCCTATTTTAAACAAGTTGATACAAAGTATAACATTAGTTGTCAAGTGTACATATGATCAAGTTTTGTTCAAGGCAATTTTCTTATTTGCTTTTTCAACTTTCTCTAGAGTTGGAGAATTGGTGACGTCAAAAAATGCCCCAAATGATAATGTTCTGCTATTGCACGATGTTTCATTGTCTTATATCCAGGGCAAAGCAGCAGAAGTTCAGGTTTGCTTCCGAAGATTTAAGCATAATGTTAGAGGAATGCCAAAGACCATTTCGTTTTCACATGGTACCGCAATGGAATCAGCCGTCGTTGCCATGGTTGAGTACCTGAAAGTGAGACCTTATTCCGTTCCCACAGAACCATTGTTTTGTTCTGTTGATGCCACTCCATTACATCGTCCAGTCTTTGACAGAATATTACATAAATGCTTAGCATCTTGTGGTCTGGATAGTTCGCGATACAAAGGACACAGTTTCCGCATAGGAGCAGCAACTGATGCTGCCGAGAGAGGTTTATCCGATTCACAAATACGATCTATGGGACGTTGGAAGTCTAACGCATTTCAAAAATACATAAGATCTCATTTAAATTGA